The following coding sequences lie in one Epinephelus lanceolatus isolate andai-2023 chromosome 24, ASM4190304v1, whole genome shotgun sequence genomic window:
- the cryaa gene encoding alpha-crystallin A chain gives MDIAIQHPWFRRALGSVYPARLFDQFFGEGIFDYDFFPYTTSTISPYYRQSLFRNFMDSSNSGTSEVRSDRDKYTVYLDVKHFSPDELSVKVTDDYVEIQGKHGERQDDHGYISREFHRRYRLPSSVDQSAITCTLSADGLLCLTGPKVSMGSESGRSDRNIPVTRDDKPNAAASS, from the exons ATGGATATTGCCATCCAGCACCCTTGGTTCAGACGTGCCCTGGGCTCTGTCTACCCTGCCCGACTCTTTGACCAGTTTTTTGGAGAGGGCATTTTTGACTACGACTTCTTCCCTTACACCACCTCCACCATCAGCCCCTATTACAGACAGTCGCTGTTCCGCAACTTTATGGATTCCTCCAACTCCGGCACCTCTGAG GTGAGGTCCGACAGGGATAAGTACACAGTCTACCTGGACGTCAAGCACTTCTCTCCCGATGAGCTCAGTGTGAAGGTTACCGATGACTACGTGGAGATCCAGGGGAAGCATGGAGAGAGACAG GACGACCATGGTTACATCTCTCGTGAGTTCCACCGCCGCTACCGCCTCCCCTCCAGTGTTGACCAATCAGCAATCACCTGCACCCTGTCAGCTGACGGTCTGCTGTGTCTGACCGGGCCAAAGGTCAGCATGGGGAGTGAATCTGGCCGCAGCGATCGCAACATCCCTGTCACCCGTGACGACAAGCCCAACGCTGCTGCATCCTCCTAG